From the genome of Hymenobacter sp. PAMC 26628, one region includes:
- a CDS encoding KUP/HAK/KT family potassium transporter — MPTSIPALTAAVPSAHANPLSRASAAGTLIALGIVYGDIGTSPLYTVRGVFVSRPVTEDVVLGTISAILWTLTLLTTVKYVFIALKADNNGEGGILALFARLRRLRVKWLYLAAIIGAAALLADGIITPPISVASAIEGLRILKPDLNTVPIVIVILVGLFAFQQFGTAIIGKFFGPVMVLFFSMLAVLGFKELIHDFSILRALNPYYAVHMVTRVPGAFWLLGSIFLCSTGAEALYADMGHVGRPNIYVSWTFVKICLVLNYLGQGSWLLRHLGAPLGEQNLFFLMIPPALLLPAIVLCTLATIIASQALISGSFTLVIEALRLHFWPKVRISYPTELRGQAYVASLNWLLCAGCIGVVLLFRESGKMEAAFGLAVTITMLMTTVLLAFYLRLRRTSPVWIFLLLGVYFTVEGSFLVANLAKFTHGGWLSVLLSVLLLTVMVAWIQGQRIRNDLTELVPLADYLPLLQELSNDESVPKFATHLVYLTKSADSSQLENGIAHSIFKKRPKRADVYYLVHVDTTDDPYTRSYHVTHVLPQELVRIDIRLGFRVDPAINYMFRQIVGDLVKNKEIDITSRYESLREQDVVGDFQFVLLNKTVPYQHFLRGWKRMALRLHGWLKWLGVSDQESFGLDNSTFTVENVPLQMPLRPELELVRDA; from the coding sequence ATGCCAACTAGCATTCCCGCCCTGACCGCGGCGGTCCCATCGGCCCACGCCAACCCGCTTTCCCGCGCCTCCGCCGCCGGTACGCTCATTGCCCTCGGCATCGTGTACGGCGACATTGGTACTTCGCCGCTCTACACCGTGCGCGGCGTGTTCGTGAGCCGGCCCGTGACGGAGGACGTGGTGCTCGGCACCATTTCCGCCATTCTCTGGACGCTCACGCTGCTCACCACCGTCAAATACGTCTTCATTGCGCTAAAAGCCGATAATAATGGCGAGGGCGGCATCCTGGCCCTGTTTGCCCGGCTGCGGCGGCTGCGGGTGAAGTGGCTGTACCTGGCCGCCATCATCGGCGCGGCGGCCCTGCTGGCCGACGGCATCATCACGCCGCCCATCTCGGTGGCCTCGGCCATTGAGGGCCTGCGCATCCTCAAGCCCGACCTGAACACGGTGCCCATCGTCATCGTCATTCTGGTGGGCCTGTTTGCGTTTCAGCAGTTCGGCACGGCCATCATCGGCAAGTTTTTCGGACCGGTGATGGTGCTCTTCTTCTCCATGCTGGCCGTGCTCGGTTTCAAAGAGCTGATTCATGATTTCAGCATTCTGCGGGCGCTGAACCCGTACTACGCCGTGCACATGGTGACGCGGGTGCCGGGCGCGTTCTGGCTACTGGGCTCGATATTCCTGTGCAGCACCGGGGCCGAGGCGCTCTACGCCGATATGGGCCACGTGGGCCGGCCCAACATCTACGTGTCGTGGACGTTCGTCAAAATCTGCCTCGTGCTCAACTACCTGGGGCAGGGGTCCTGGCTGCTGCGCCACCTGGGCGCGCCGCTGGGCGAGCAGAATCTGTTTTTCCTGATGATACCGCCGGCGCTGCTGCTGCCGGCCATCGTCCTATGCACGCTGGCCACCATCATTGCCTCGCAGGCCCTGATTTCGGGCTCGTTCACGCTCGTCATTGAGGCGCTGCGGCTGCACTTCTGGCCCAAGGTGCGCATTTCTTATCCCACTGAATTGCGCGGGCAGGCCTATGTGGCCTCGCTCAACTGGCTGCTGTGCGCCGGCTGCATCGGGGTGGTGCTGCTGTTCCGGGAGTCGGGCAAGATGGAAGCGGCCTTCGGTCTGGCTGTCACCATCACCATGCTCATGACCACCGTTCTGCTGGCCTTTTACCTGCGCCTGCGCCGTACCAGCCCCGTCTGGATTTTCCTGCTGCTCGGCGTATACTTCACCGTGGAAGGCTCTTTCCTGGTGGCCAACCTGGCCAAATTCACCCACGGCGGCTGGCTGAGCGTCCTGCTGAGCGTGCTGCTGCTGACCGTGATGGTGGCCTGGATTCAGGGCCAGCGCATCCGCAACGACCTCACCGAACTGGTACCGCTGGCCGACTACCTGCCGCTGCTCCAGGAGCTGAGCAACGATGAGTCGGTGCCCAAATTCGCCACCCACCTGGTGTACCTCACCAAGTCGGCCGACAGCTCGCAGCTCGAAAACGGCATCGCCCACTCCATCTTCAAAAAGCGCCCCAAGCGCGCCGACGTGTACTACCTCGTGCACGTCGACACCACCGACGACCCCTACACCCGCTCCTACCACGTCACGCACGTACTGCCGCAGGAGCTGGTGCGCATCGACATCCGACTGGGCTTCCGCGTCGACCCCGCCATCAACTACATGTTCCGCCAAATTGTGGGCGACCTGGTCAAAAACAAGGAAATCGACATCACCTCGCGCTACGAAAGCTTGCGCGAACAGGACGTGGTGGGCGACTTCCAGTTTGTGCTGCTCAACAAAACCGTGCCCTACCAGCACTTCCTGCGCGGCTGGAAGCGCATGGCCCTGCGCCTGCACGGCTGGCTGAAGTGGCTGGGCGTGTCGGACCAGGAAAGCTTTGGCCTCGACAACAGCACCTTCACCGTGGAAAACGTGCCGCTGCAAATGCCCCTGCGCCCCGAGTTGGAGCTGGTGCGGGACGCATAA